In Zunongwangia profunda SM-A87, the following proteins share a genomic window:
- a CDS encoding DUF4834 family protein: MFQADFSGVIKTILIILLVYFGFKIILRYFGPMLLKYAMKKMGRKFEQQFNQQFNGRQQNAQQRNTTGEGNVSINKKPRNRRKSNKEVGEYIDYEEID, from the coding sequence ATGTTTCAGGCAGATTTTTCCGGAGTTATAAAAACGATACTTATTATTTTGTTAGTATACTTCGGTTTCAAAATAATACTTCGATATTTTGGTCCCATGTTGCTAAAATATGCGATGAAAAAGATGGGTAGGAAGTTTGAGCAGCAGTTCAATCAACAATTTAATGGTAGACAGCAAAATGCACAACAAAGAAATACTACCGGGGAGGGTAATGTGAGTATCAATAAAAAACCAAGAAATCGTAGAAAATCAAACAAAGAGGTTGGTGAGTATATCGATTACGAAGAAATTGATTAA
- a CDS encoding transporter, translating into MQKLKAFVLLLLASSAICNAQFTETINSNRPGQSQGAFAVGTGVYQLEAGGFYGNDTHELRKTDTDLYGANYMLRAGLLTDILELNIQGRYQVEETRIFQGGQNRTYERNNFPFNTIGAKLLLYDPYKNGDNRREINIRSWDANQKLDWRRLIPAVSLYGGANVTLQDENPYRFVGESKYTPKVTLITQHNWGPWVWVMNFTAEKFTETYANYEFIGTLTHAFSPKFAVFGEYQAIIGDIYADDIFRAGGAYLITDYLQLDVAGLTNAKDTPSRWQIQAGLSVRLNFHKDTEFKSLSKEGDKRKARTQNQYDF; encoded by the coding sequence ATGCAAAAACTAAAGGCTTTTGTACTATTACTACTAGCTAGTTCAGCTATTTGTAACGCCCAATTTACCGAAACCATTAATTCAAACCGACCAGGACAGTCCCAGGGCGCTTTTGCGGTCGGGACAGGAGTTTACCAACTGGAGGCAGGCGGTTTTTACGGAAACGATACCCACGAACTTAGAAAAACAGATACCGATCTGTACGGCGCTAACTATATGCTTAGGGCAGGACTTCTTACCGATATTTTAGAATTAAACATTCAGGGAAGGTACCAGGTAGAAGAAACAAGGATTTTTCAGGGAGGACAAAATCGAACTTACGAAAGGAATAATTTTCCATTTAATACCATAGGAGCAAAATTATTGCTTTACGATCCTTATAAGAATGGTGATAACCGCAGAGAAATAAATATTAGAAGTTGGGATGCCAATCAAAAGCTTGACTGGAGAAGATTAATCCCGGCTGTTTCTTTATACGGTGGCGCTAATGTAACCCTACAGGATGAAAATCCTTATAGATTTGTAGGAGAAAGTAAATATACACCTAAAGTTACCTTAATTACGCAACATAACTGGGGACCTTGGGTTTGGGTCATGAATTTTACTGCTGAAAAATTTACTGAGACCTACGCCAATTATGAATTTATAGGTACACTAACCCACGCCTTTAGTCCGAAATTTGCTGTTTTTGGGGAGTACCAGGCGATTATTGGTGATATATATGCCGATGATATTTTTAGAGCCGGTGGTGCGTACCTGATTACCGATTATTTACAATTAGATGTTGCAGGACTTACCAATGCCAAGGATACACCTTCCAGATGGCAAATACAGGCAGGCTTATCGGTGCGTTTAAATTTCCATAAGGATACCGAATTTAAATCGCTATCTAAGGAGGGAGACAAGAGAAAAGCCAGAACCCAAAACCAATATGATTTCTAG